In the genome of Aedes aegypti strain LVP_AGWG chromosome 2, AaegL5.0 Primary Assembly, whole genome shotgun sequence, the window atcgcccctaaaaCGTAACATAAAATTGTTACTTTCAATACTGAAAAAAGCAATCGATAAATTCGTGGGTGTTTATGTTGCGGGGGTTTTGAACCACCAAATACAGATCGTTGAATGGTTCGAATGTAACCCTGGTGAAGCGTTTGCTCATAGTTAGAATTTGTCAGTTtgacacaaatgtaaacaaaaattcaaaatcaccGGCTCAGCCAGAAGCAgtttttattacttttgaatcattagtaaatatttaaataattttaaaattaaacagtGAATTAGTTTAAAAATGACCAGCACAAATTCTCCGTCAAATGTTTTAGCTGAAACCCGTTCCTTATCTCAGCGGATGCGCTCTGCTTACGATGGTAATTGCCTTGCGAAGTGAGTATTGGGGACTATTCCTGATTAACAGCCTTCCTTATTTTACAGTATCTCGCAGCACCGCAACCATCGGGGACGTTGCTGTATCGCTAGATGCACTTCGGACAAACCTATCCTCTCTGATCGTGCAAGCCAAAATCCGGATCCACAAGGCAAGTGTCAATCAAACGGCTCCCCTTACGGAGAAGCAAGCCAAGATGCTGAACGATGCCATCTATTCGGCCAGTTCGATTCTGCGAAAGCAAGAACAGTTGGCTAGTGCACAGAATCGGAAGCGAACGGACCACCAAAAGGATACGCTTCAAGTCAGCGGGGAAGACTTTCAGGAGCAGATGGCCAATCTGAACAAACAGCTGAATGCCGTTTCGATCGAGATGGCAAAGCTCAAGCGGGCCAACGATAACATCATGAACATTTACTCGAATTACATGTTGGAGAATGAGGAGGAATGCGATTCGGATGAGGAGGAAGATGAGAGCGATTCTGGGGAGGAGAATAACACTATTTATAAGCGTGATTGAGATGGGTTTCTATAGGTAAGTCAGATCTTAATTTTATCCTCTAGATGTTTAAATATATGTAACGACTGATTGGTTATATCAATATGTATTAGTTTGCACTGAATTATATATCACATTCATTTGGATTAATACTATCAATAGTTGTATGTAGTATATCCCTTGTCATTTGTTCAGtgtaggggaaagtggggcagtttggccaccttaaggaaaagtcgataaaagtgctgaaaatattatgaatttttctaatgtttgcatgatttccaacaatttttagatgaatacaCTAGATCCGCATGATTTCCTTTGTCTTATAAAGTTCGCGGATGAATGATTGACtgttcaaaatttgtcatttttcgagtcgatttttaactgatggggtgatatgagcaccccatttttgattgcaaaataatctcatataatctaaaaatttaattagggtcgatgtaccaatagctgcatagctaagaacaaaaattcgtataaaatcaaaaaataacgctatcgtaattattttttcataatctgaaagctttttatcttgtttttgtgggaaaaatatgaaaactacgaaaactcatatgtttgtatttattatcgcttgtgccactataggactacatgtgcctatagtagcactatttctaatttctgttcctatagtagcactagcatcccggcgttggcaaaatacttatcaaaaccatatgtttacaaaacttttatatttttccta includes:
- the LOC5571214 gene encoding uncharacterized protein LOC5571214 — its product is MTSTNSPSNVLAETRSLSQRMRSAYDVSRSTATIGDVAVSLDALRTNLSSLIVQAKIRIHKASVNQTAPLTEKQAKMLNDAIYSASSILRKQEQLASAQNRKRTDHQKDTLQVSGEDFQEQMANLNKQLNAVSIEMAKLKRANDNIMNIYSNYMLENEEECDSDEEEDESDSGEENNTIYKRD